Proteins encoded within one genomic window of Halogeometricum sp. S1BR25-6:
- a CDS encoding ABC transporter ATP-binding protein — MATIDITKLRKEFGDEGEQIVAVEDVDLTIEDGEFMVFVGPSGCGKTTTLRCIAGLEDVTSGTIEFDDVDVTDQRARERNVAMVFQNYALYPHMTVRKNIGFPLRLSTKQSSDEIDERVEEIATLLGIEPLLDDKPKELSGGQQQRVALGRAIIRDPEVFLMDEPLSNLDAKLRSVMRTELQELQRELDVTTAYVTHDQVEAMAMGDRIAILNEGRLQQVGDANDVYRSPTNEFVAGFIGSPSINLLTAEVDGNTLVGPAGFEYELDDTSWVDERSRVRVGVRPEDMRLVENGGGGGMPSEVTVVEHMGNENFLYAKMGEVDLTARVPSKMRPPEGSRVRFDFDEEDLYLFDADTQESIKTKTGETDVGYDRFVQKKA, encoded by the coding sequence ATGGCAACAATCGATATCACGAAACTTCGCAAAGAGTTCGGCGACGAGGGCGAACAGATAGTCGCGGTCGAGGACGTAGACCTCACCATCGAGGACGGCGAGTTCATGGTGTTCGTTGGTCCGTCCGGGTGCGGCAAGACGACCACGCTGCGGTGCATCGCGGGTCTCGAAGACGTCACGAGCGGAACCATCGAGTTCGACGACGTCGACGTCACAGACCAACGCGCCCGCGAGCGGAACGTCGCGATGGTGTTCCAGAACTACGCGCTGTACCCGCACATGACCGTTCGGAAGAACATCGGGTTTCCGCTCCGACTGTCGACGAAACAGTCGAGCGACGAGATAGACGAACGCGTCGAGGAGATAGCGACCCTGCTCGGCATCGAACCGCTGCTCGACGACAAGCCGAAAGAACTCTCCGGCGGACAACAGCAGCGCGTCGCCCTCGGCCGCGCTATCATCCGCGACCCGGAGGTGTTCTTGATGGACGAACCGCTGTCGAACCTCGACGCGAAACTCCGCTCGGTCATGCGGACGGAGCTACAGGAACTCCAGCGGGAACTCGACGTCACCACCGCCTACGTGACGCACGACCAAGTCGAGGCGATGGCGATGGGCGACCGCATCGCCATCCTCAACGAGGGGCGACTCCAGCAGGTCGGCGACGCCAACGACGTGTACCGTTCGCCGACGAACGAGTTCGTCGCGGGGTTCATCGGGTCGCCGAGTATCAACCTCCTGACGGCCGAAGTCGACGGCAACACGCTCGTCGGTCCCGCAGGCTTCGAGTACGAACTCGACGACACGTCCTGGGTCGACGAGCGGAGTCGCGTCCGCGTCGGCGTCCGCCCGGAGGACATGCGCCTCGTCGAGAACGGCGGCGGCGGCGGCATGCCGAGCGAAGTCACCGTCGTCGAGCACATGGGAAACGAGAACTTCCTGTACGCGAAGATGGGCGAGGTGGACCTCACCGCCCGCGTCCCGAGCAAGATGCGTCCGCCCGAGGGGTCGCGCGTCCGGTTCGACTTCGACGAGGAGGACCTCTACCTGTTCGACGCCGACACGCAGGAGTCCATCAAGACGAAGACGGGCGAGACGGACGTCGGCTACGACCGATTCGTTCAGAAAAAGGCCTGA
- a CDS encoding carbohydrate ABC transporter permease, with the protein MRRETRNEALWKFGSYIFLLTITALVMIPIYWMLVAATIPQSEFFSWPPRLLPGLHYLQNFEALQESVDFLRSIGNSLIIAVSYTALSLVLCSMAGFAFAKYEFKFKEPLFYAILATLVLPIQLLIIPLFLLITQIGWTNSYLAVILPWAANPLGIFLMRQNMKAIPDALLESARMDGATEFQLYYKIALPTMIPSLSALAIILFLNQWQAFLYPLIVLQEEEMFTIPIALAQLVGQQRVNFDQVMVATSLAIIPIFLMFIFLQQYFIKGILSGSVKQ; encoded by the coding sequence ATGCGCCGCGAGACGAGAAACGAAGCGCTGTGGAAGTTCGGGAGCTACATCTTCCTGCTCACCATCACGGCGCTGGTGATGATACCCATCTACTGGATGCTGGTCGCGGCGACGATTCCCCAGTCGGAGTTCTTCTCGTGGCCGCCGCGGCTCCTCCCGGGTCTCCACTACCTGCAGAACTTCGAAGCGCTGCAAGAGAGCGTCGACTTCCTCCGGAGCATCGGGAACAGCCTCATCATCGCCGTCTCCTACACGGCGCTGTCGCTCGTGCTCTGCTCGATGGCGGGGTTCGCGTTCGCGAAGTACGAGTTCAAGTTCAAGGAGCCGCTGTTCTACGCCATCCTGGCGACGCTCGTGCTCCCCATTCAACTGCTCATCATCCCCCTGTTCCTGCTCATCACGCAGATCGGGTGGACGAACTCCTACCTCGCGGTCATCCTCCCGTGGGCGGCGAACCCGCTGGGAATCTTCCTGATGCGACAGAACATGAAGGCGATACCCGACGCGCTGTTGGAGTCCGCTCGGATGGACGGCGCGACGGAGTTCCAACTGTACTACAAGATAGCGCTCCCGACGATGATCCCGTCGCTGTCGGCGCTCGCCATCATCCTCTTTCTCAACCAGTGGCAGGCGTTCCTCTACCCGCTCATCGTCCTGCAGGAAGAGGAGATGTTCACCATCCCCATCGCGCTTGCGCAACTCGTCGGGCAACAGCGGGTGAACTTCGATCAGGTGATGGTCGCCACGTCGCTGGCGATAATCCCCATCTTCCTGATGTTCATCTTCCTCCAGCAGTACTTCATCAAAGGCATCCTCTCCGGGTCGGTCAAACAGTAA
- a CDS encoding carbohydrate ABC transporter permease, giving the protein MVLNAIQSRVQASPAYRAVADQFRYRRQDVSGVVPKIPALPYLYISPFFVLFAVFLLFPTAYTLYLSFFDYLGASNEVLLTVDFVAFQVTVPQIANLRFVGLSHYTRLILRDSLFHQALFNTSFIFLVQVPLMVILGLATALVLDAKFIRAKSIFRTLIALPVATGLVAYSTIFLLLFNGDVGVINYALETIGLGRVPWLTDAWWARITLVIAVTWRWLGYNMIILLAGLQTVPEQLYEAAEVDGATRWQKFRFVTLPQLRPVLLFVVVSSTIGTFQIFAEPYVITGGGPSNATITIVQYIYNQAFLQLNLGYASAVSVALVILVSIMSIIQIRYGGTE; this is encoded by the coding sequence GTGGTACTGAACGCGATTCAATCGAGAGTTCAGGCGTCGCCCGCGTATCGAGCGGTGGCCGACCAGTTCCGCTACCGACGGCAGGACGTTTCCGGGGTCGTTCCGAAGATACCCGCGCTCCCCTACCTGTACATCTCGCCGTTCTTCGTTCTGTTCGCCGTCTTCCTCCTGTTCCCGACGGCGTACACGCTGTACCTGTCGTTCTTCGACTACCTCGGGGCGTCGAACGAGGTTCTGCTGACCGTCGACTTCGTCGCGTTCCAGGTGACGGTTCCGCAGATAGCGAACCTCCGGTTCGTCGGACTCAGCCACTACACACGGCTGATACTCAGGGACTCGCTGTTCCACCAGGCGCTGTTCAACACCTCGTTCATCTTCCTCGTGCAGGTGCCGCTGATGGTGATTCTCGGTCTCGCCACGGCGCTCGTGTTGGACGCGAAGTTCATCCGCGCGAAGAGCATCTTCCGGACGCTCATCGCCCTCCCCGTCGCGACGGGGTTGGTCGCCTACTCCACGATATTCCTGCTGCTGTTCAACGGCGACGTGGGCGTCATCAACTACGCGCTGGAGACGATCGGTCTCGGGCGGGTGCCGTGGCTCACCGACGCGTGGTGGGCGCGCATCACGCTCGTCATCGCAGTGACGTGGCGCTGGCTCGGGTACAACATGATAATCCTCCTCGCCGGTCTCCAGACCGTCCCGGAGCAGTTGTACGAGGCCGCGGAAGTCGACGGCGCGACGCGCTGGCAGAAGTTCCGGTTCGTCACGCTGCCGCAACTCCGCCCAGTCCTCTTGTTCGTCGTCGTCTCTTCGACCATCGGGACGTTCCAGATATTCGCCGAACCGTACGTCATCACCGGCGGCGGTCCGTCGAACGCCACGATAACTATCGTCCAGTATATCTACAACCAGGCGTTCCTGCAACTCAACCTCGGGTACGCCAGCGCCGTCTCGGTGGCGCTCGTGATACTGGTGAGCATCATGTCGATAATCCAGATTCGGTACGGAGGGACGGAGTAA
- a CDS encoding ABC transporter substrate-binding protein translates to MNDSSDPRVRRRRFLTALGVVGAGGLAGCISTGGSSDGGNGGGSDGGGSSGGGSGTGTGGGSGSQMAGSAQGWGWNIAARALQGAAETYNEEKGADVSVKEMGGDTWEQRFQTAVTSGTGAPDFSVVQNYDVTAFGSKNGLMDLTSRIDEADVRDDIVDGKWQTVSVDGKDYALPWDIGPTGVFYKRDRYETAGIDPESLETWDDFIEAGKQMPDDVAMINIPAQDSPQLWRMLFRQLGGQPFTEDGAVSINSEESVRALQLIKDMKDAGITRRIETWSGGWFTAFSEGTLASVATAAWMDGTLRAELPDTAGNWGVYKLPAFEKGGNRASNRGGSNMAIPSQISDEATVNRAWDYIEYAMTTPEVQNTMLEEFGLFPSLTTAYDADIYDQELDFYDGQPVFRLFAEVAQDITPYRYTTDTPEVQDAMNTEIGRMLDGAKSPEKAAQAAAQTVADRTDREVA, encoded by the coding sequence ATGAACGATTCCTCGGACCCCCGCGTACGCCGCCGTCGATTCCTCACGGCGCTCGGCGTCGTCGGGGCAGGCGGTCTGGCGGGATGCATCAGTACCGGTGGCAGCAGCGACGGCGGGAACGGCGGCGGAAGCGACGGCGGTGGAAGCAGTGGCGGCGGAAGCGGGACGGGAACCGGCGGCGGCTCCGGCTCCCAGATGGCGGGGTCGGCCCAGGGGTGGGGCTGGAACATCGCCGCTCGCGCCCTGCAAGGCGCCGCGGAGACGTACAACGAGGAGAAGGGAGCCGACGTCTCCGTCAAGGAGATGGGCGGCGACACGTGGGAGCAGCGGTTCCAGACGGCCGTCACCAGCGGGACCGGCGCGCCCGACTTCTCGGTCGTCCAGAACTACGACGTGACGGCGTTCGGCAGCAAGAACGGACTGATGGACCTCACGTCCCGCATCGACGAGGCTGACGTCCGCGACGACATCGTCGACGGAAAGTGGCAGACGGTCAGCGTCGACGGGAAGGACTACGCGCTGCCGTGGGACATCGGACCGACGGGCGTCTTCTACAAGCGCGACCGGTACGAGACGGCCGGCATCGACCCCGAGTCCCTGGAGACGTGGGACGACTTCATCGAGGCCGGCAAACAGATGCCGGATGACGTGGCGATGATCAACATCCCGGCGCAGGACTCCCCGCAACTGTGGCGGATGCTGTTCCGCCAGCTCGGCGGTCAACCGTTCACCGAGGACGGCGCGGTGAGCATCAACAGCGAGGAGAGCGTTCGCGCCCTCCAACTCATCAAGGACATGAAGGACGCCGGTATCACCCGTCGAATCGAGACGTGGTCGGGCGGCTGGTTCACCGCGTTCTCCGAGGGGACGCTCGCGTCCGTCGCGACGGCGGCGTGGATGGACGGGACGCTTCGCGCGGAACTCCCGGATACGGCGGGTAACTGGGGGGTCTACAAACTGCCCGCGTTCGAGAAGGGCGGCAACCGAGCCTCGAACCGCGGCGGGTCGAACATGGCGATTCCCTCCCAGATATCCGACGAGGCGACCGTCAACCGCGCGTGGGACTACATCGAGTACGCCATGACGACGCCGGAGGTGCAGAACACGATGCTCGAGGAGTTCGGTCTCTTCCCGTCGCTGACGACGGCGTACGACGCGGACATCTACGACCAGGAGCTCGACTTCTACGACGGTCAGCCCGTCTTCCGCCTGTTCGCGGAGGTCGCACAGGACATCACGCCCTACCGGTACACGACCGACACGCCGGAGGTCCAAGATGCGATGAACACCGAGATCGGACGGATGCTCGACGGCGCGAAGTCCCCGGAGAAAGCCGCGCAGGCGGCCGCACAGACCGTCGCAGACCGGACTGACCGCGAAGTGGCGTAA
- a CDS encoding glycoside hydrolase family 2 TIM barrel-domain containing protein yields MSEDWRELGVTDRNRLAPHADLLPYDDAESAVEGSRGRSPWFASLNGRWSFELSETPADAPAEFQDPSFDASGWDGIDVPSNWQTEGYGRPHYTNVVYPFPLDPPNLPTENPTASYRRTFEVPESWDGRRIRLHFEGVDSAFHLWVNGEEVGYSEGARLPAEFDVTDELTPGENTLAVRVYKWSNGSYLEDQDMWWLSGIFREVYAYALPAVHVADADVRTKLDDGYEDARLTAAVDVRNAGTSSATADVRAELVDPDGESVLEIADSVEVDADETATVDLEADVSDPAKWTAETPNCYRLALAVEANGESAVATQTVGFREVEVSDGRFLVNGEAVTIRGVNRHDFHPDRGRAVPVETMREDVEMMKRHNLNAVRTAHYPNDSRFYDLCDEYGLYVLDETDIECHGMGFAESPYHISDDPEWEDAYVERMVRMLERDKNHPSVVIWSLGNESGFGEHHRTMAELTRERDPTRPIHYEEDFEQEVVDTVGPMYPTLEELEAWAAEEDPEHPVIPCEYAHAMGNGPGSLRDYWDLFYEHDRLQGGFVWDWIDQGLRQVDEDGEEWFAYGGDFGDEPNDANFNINGLVFPDREPSPGLTEYKKVVEPVVFDEYDPESGELAVENRYDFRSLDHLDVGWRLAVDGAVVDSGSLELPSVEPGESASVRVPVDGDPSGADGELVLTLDASLAAETPWAERGHVISTGEFELDGDAAAGGRDAASSLPVSETASPLTCEETERGIVVSNARFELVFDDTHGVVDSFSYRGRELLEDGPRVGMWRAPTDNDRGLPLSRTFLTTMVRRHEAGETLDADDVRTVGFAQLWREHGLDSLRFRTDGVEYEASDNRVRISVEGRLAPPIFEHGFGVEQEYAIESDGTVSVETRLDPEGDLSALPSLPRLGVDLTLGDEFDRTTWYGRGPGESYADSREAALLGRYEASVDDLHTPYVAPQENGNRTDTRWVTFSDDGGVGLQVAGGESFDFSAHRYTTADLEAAAHRNELPRRDAVHVTLDAAHCGLGSGSCGPATLERYRVEPEPTAFTFAFRPFSVDAASVRGRY; encoded by the coding sequence ATGTCCGAAGACTGGCGAGAGCTAGGCGTGACCGACCGAAATCGACTCGCCCCGCACGCCGACCTGCTCCCCTACGACGACGCCGAGAGCGCGGTTGAAGGCTCCCGGGGTCGGTCTCCGTGGTTCGCCTCGCTGAACGGCCGGTGGTCGTTCGAGTTGTCCGAGACGCCGGCCGACGCGCCGGCGGAGTTCCAGGACCCGTCGTTCGACGCGAGCGGGTGGGACGGTATCGACGTGCCGTCGAACTGGCAGACGGAGGGGTACGGGCGACCCCACTACACGAACGTCGTCTACCCGTTCCCGCTGGACCCGCCGAACCTCCCGACGGAGAACCCGACAGCGTCCTACCGGCGGACGTTCGAGGTTCCCGAGTCGTGGGACGGCCGGCGGATTCGCCTCCACTTCGAGGGAGTCGACTCCGCGTTCCACCTCTGGGTGAACGGCGAGGAGGTGGGGTACAGTGAGGGCGCTCGCCTCCCCGCGGAGTTCGACGTGACCGACGAACTGACCCCCGGCGAGAACACCCTCGCCGTCCGGGTGTACAAGTGGTCGAACGGGAGCTACCTCGAAGACCAGGACATGTGGTGGCTGAGCGGCATCTTCCGGGAGGTGTACGCCTACGCGCTTCCCGCCGTTCACGTCGCGGACGCGGACGTGCGGACCAAACTCGACGACGGGTACGAAGACGCTCGCCTCACCGCCGCCGTCGACGTCCGCAACGCCGGGACATCGTCTGCCACCGCGGACGTCCGCGCGGAACTGGTCGACCCGGACGGCGAGTCGGTACTCGAAATCGCCGATTCGGTCGAAGTCGACGCGGACGAGACGGCCACCGTCGACCTCGAAGCGGACGTGTCCGACCCCGCGAAGTGGACCGCCGAGACGCCGAACTGCTACCGACTCGCCCTCGCTGTCGAGGCGAACGGCGAGTCCGCCGTCGCAACGCAGACGGTCGGGTTCCGCGAGGTGGAGGTTTCGGACGGCCGGTTCCTGGTGAACGGCGAGGCGGTGACGATTCGCGGCGTCAACCGCCACGACTTCCACCCCGACCGGGGTCGCGCGGTGCCGGTCGAGACGATGCGCGAGGACGTCGAGATGATGAAGCGGCACAACCTCAACGCCGTCCGCACGGCCCACTACCCCAACGACAGCCGGTTCTACGACCTCTGCGACGAGTACGGCCTGTACGTCTTGGACGAGACCGACATCGAGTGTCACGGGATGGGGTTCGCCGAGTCGCCCTACCACATCAGCGACGACCCCGAGTGGGAGGACGCCTACGTCGAGCGGATGGTGCGGATGCTCGAACGCGACAAGAACCACCCGAGTGTCGTCATCTGGTCGCTGGGCAACGAATCGGGGTTCGGCGAGCACCACCGAACGATGGCCGAACTCACCCGCGAACGCGACCCCACGCGACCGATTCACTACGAGGAGGACTTCGAGCAGGAGGTCGTCGACACCGTCGGTCCGATGTACCCGACGCTCGAAGAACTGGAGGCGTGGGCCGCGGAGGAGGACCCCGAACACCCGGTCATCCCCTGTGAGTACGCTCACGCGATGGGCAACGGACCGGGAAGCCTGCGCGACTACTGGGACCTCTTCTACGAACACGACCGCCTGCAGGGCGGGTTCGTCTGGGACTGGATCGACCAGGGACTCCGGCAGGTCGACGAGGACGGCGAGGAGTGGTTCGCCTACGGCGGCGACTTCGGCGACGAACCGAACGACGCGAACTTCAACATCAACGGATTGGTGTTCCCCGACCGGGAGCCCTCGCCCGGACTGACCGAGTACAAGAAGGTCGTCGAGCCGGTCGTTTTCGACGAGTACGACCCCGAAAGCGGCGAACTCGCGGTCGAGAACCGCTACGACTTCCGGTCGCTCGACCACCTCGACGTCGGGTGGCGCCTCGCAGTCGACGGCGCCGTCGTCGACAGCGGGTCGCTCGAACTGCCGTCCGTCGAACCGGGCGAGAGCGCGTCCGTTCGGGTCCCCGTCGACGGGGACCCGAGCGGAGCGGACGGCGAACTCGTCCTCACGTTGGATGCTTCCCTCGCCGCGGAGACGCCGTGGGCCGAACGCGGCCACGTCATCTCGACGGGCGAGTTCGAACTCGACGGTGACGCCGCGGCGGGCGGACGGGACGCCGCCTCGTCGCTTCCCGTCTCCGAAACAGCGTCGCCGCTAACGTGCGAGGAGACGGAGCGGGGAATCGTCGTCTCGAACGCGCGGTTCGAACTCGTCTTCGACGACACGCACGGCGTCGTCGACTCGTTTTCTTACCGCGGCCGCGAACTCCTCGAAGACGGCCCGCGCGTCGGGATGTGGCGCGCGCCGACCGATAACGACCGCGGCCTCCCCCTCTCCCGGACGTTCCTCACGACGATGGTGCGACGTCACGAGGCGGGGGAGACACTCGACGCGGACGACGTCCGGACCGTCGGCTTCGCGCAACTGTGGCGCGAACACGGCCTCGACAGCCTCCGATTTCGGACCGACGGCGTCGAGTACGAGGCGAGCGACAACCGCGTGCGCATCTCCGTTGAGGGTCGACTCGCGCCGCCGATATTCGAGCACGGCTTCGGCGTCGAACAGGAGTACGCGATAGAGAGCGACGGCACGGTCAGCGTCGAGACGCGCCTCGACCCCGAGGGCGACCTTTCGGCGCTGCCGTCGCTCCCGCGCCTCGGCGTGGACCTGACGCTCGGCGACGAGTTCGACCGGACGACGTGGTACGGCCGTGGTCCGGGGGAGTCTTACGCCGACAGCAGGGAGGCCGCGCTTCTCGGCCGGTACGAGGCGTCCGTCGACGACCTCCACACCCCGTACGTCGCACCCCAGGAGAACGGTAACCGGACCGACACCCGTTGGGTCACCTTCTCGGACGACGGCGGCGTCGGCCTCCAAGTCGCCGGCGGCGAGTCGTTCGACTTCTCCGCGCATCGCTACACCACCGCGGACCTCGAAGCGGCCGCACACCGGAACGAACTCCCCCGTCGGGACGCCGTCCACGTGACGCTCGACGCCGCACACTGCGGTCTCGGGTCCGGCAGTTGCGGGCCGGCGACGCTCGAACGCTACCGGGTCGAACCGGAACCGACGGCGTTCACGTTCGCGTTCCGCCCGTTCTCCGTCGACGCCGCGTCGGTCCGAGGACGGTACTGA
- a CDS encoding IclR family transcriptional regulator gives MARTEIKSTATCFAIIEAVRTNGDAGISELARDVGVSKSGVYKHVQTLSRLGYLVRQGDRYHLSLRFLTLATRARERLPYDVAEPVVARLAETTGHAAHFSVRENDRVVYVCRADPSESAPAERTEGEIAPLHATSDGKAILANLDKETRGGILDRTGLPACTDKTITDRSALDRELQSIRDRRASFDREEYVRGCQSVASPVLRDDGTPVGAVSVAGDVQQMSGKRLEEDVVGLTISAAKRIEKEVRGPSSVS, from the coding sequence GTGGCACGAACCGAGATCAAATCGACAGCAACCTGTTTCGCCATCATCGAGGCCGTTCGGACCAACGGAGACGCCGGTATCAGCGAACTCGCTCGCGACGTGGGCGTTTCCAAGAGCGGCGTCTACAAGCACGTCCAGACGCTCTCCCGACTCGGGTACCTCGTCCGTCAGGGGGACAGATACCACCTGAGCCTCCGCTTTCTGACGCTCGCGACGCGGGCGCGGGAGCGCCTCCCGTACGACGTCGCCGAACCGGTCGTCGCCCGGTTGGCGGAGACGACCGGACACGCCGCTCACTTCTCCGTCCGGGAGAACGACCGGGTGGTCTACGTCTGTCGCGCCGACCCGTCCGAGTCGGCCCCCGCGGAGCGAACCGAAGGGGAAATCGCACCGTTGCACGCGACGTCGGACGGGAAGGCGATACTCGCCAACCTCGACAAGGAGACGCGCGGAGGGATTCTCGACCGGACGGGACTGCCGGCGTGCACCGACAAGACCATCACCGACCGGTCGGCGCTGGACCGCGAACTGCAGTCGATACGCGACAGGCGGGCGTCGTTCGACCGCGAGGAGTACGTCCGCGGGTGTCAGTCCGTGGCGTCCCCGGTCCTCCGGGACGACGGGACGCCCGTCGGAGCGGTGAGCGTGGCGGGGGACGTCCAGCAGATGTCCGGAAAACGGCTGGAAGAGGACGTGGTCGGACTGACGATCTCCGCGGCGAAGCGCATCGAAAAGGAAGTGCGAGGACCGTCGTCCGTTTCCTAA
- a CDS encoding IclR family transcriptional regulator, with protein sequence MTDDYPVKATHTSVRVLRAVMEAHGVGVSELARRLDLSKSAVHKHLRTLTSLGLLAREGDDYYLGLGFLEFAAAARERFPVYGVALPAVERLAEVSGCVATLVVYESGRGVVVAQTCGDDALAPPVSEGDAVPLHATAGGKTILAYRPAEEVDRVVDDGLDAVTENTITDGDRLRRELRSIRDRRVAFDREESATGWQSVASPVTDSRQRAVAAVSVSGPTDRMSGKTLEEDITGLVVSTAKSIENDLL encoded by the coding sequence GTGACCGACGACTACCCGGTGAAGGCGACGCACACGAGCGTCCGGGTGCTGCGGGCGGTGATGGAGGCGCACGGCGTCGGCGTCTCCGAACTCGCGCGCCGGTTGGACCTCTCGAAGAGCGCGGTCCACAAGCACCTGCGGACGCTCACCTCCCTCGGACTGCTCGCCCGCGAGGGAGACGACTACTACCTCGGACTGGGCTTCTTGGAGTTCGCAGCGGCGGCGCGCGAGCGTTTCCCCGTTTACGGGGTGGCGCTGCCGGCCGTCGAGCGACTCGCGGAGGTGTCGGGGTGCGTGGCGACACTCGTCGTCTATGAGTCGGGTCGCGGCGTCGTCGTCGCACAGACCTGCGGGGACGACGCCCTCGCCCCGCCGGTGAGCGAGGGCGACGCCGTCCCCCTGCACGCGACGGCGGGCGGCAAGACGATACTCGCCTACCGTCCCGCCGAAGAGGTCGACCGGGTCGTCGACGACGGCCTCGACGCCGTCACCGAGAACACCATCACCGACGGGGACCGACTGCGCCGAGAGCTTCGGTCGATTCGGGACCGGCGGGTGGCGTTCGACCGCGAGGAGAGCGCGACGGGGTGGCAGAGCGTCGCCTCCCCCGTCACCGACTCCCGGCAGCGCGCCGTCGCCGCCGTGAGCGTCTCCGGCCCGACCGACCGGATGTCCGGCAAGACGTTGGAGGAGGACATCACCGGCCTCGTCGTCAGCACCGCGAAATCCATCGAGAACGACCTCCTGTGA
- a CDS encoding Rieske (2Fe-2S) protein has translation MDDGTRIASVDDVPATGSYLFTAEDAFTNEREVILVRCEEDPGVEAWVNNCTHEDQRLDRGSGAAMRDGQIICPRHGSMFDACSGACDNGEAAGTTLPDVDVAAEEGSVYLVDDNYSYLHEGGVQRDDGPSSSSHIGF, from the coding sequence ATGGACGACGGAACGCGGATCGCGAGCGTCGACGACGTGCCGGCGACCGGGTCGTATCTGTTCACCGCCGAGGACGCCTTCACCAACGAGCGAGAGGTCATCCTCGTGCGGTGCGAGGAGGACCCCGGCGTCGAGGCGTGGGTGAACAACTGCACGCACGAGGACCAACGACTGGACCGGGGGTCCGGCGCCGCCATGCGGGACGGACAGATAATCTGTCCGCGGCACGGGTCGATGTTCGACGCCTGTTCGGGCGCCTGCGACAACGGCGAGGCCGCCGGGACGACCCTGCCGGACGTCGACGTCGCGGCGGAGGAGGGGAGCGTCTACCTCGTCGACGACAACTACAGCTACCTGCACGAGGGCGGCGTCCAGAGGGACGACGGACCGAGTTCCTCCTCGCACATCGGGTTCTGA
- a CDS encoding TetR/AcrR family transcriptional regulator, with protein sequence MDSSAESGSSAETREAIMEATFRALSKHGYNDLRMRDIGEEFEMSRTLIHYHYDGKHDLISAFLEYVIEQYEGSVRVEENADPLTELNARIDQCLFGPEFDSDFGHWERMKVYHELFSQAQHNERHREVFNDHYVAIRDSITQVIERGIEEGAFRPVDAEETAQFITDVIHAARARRISLGHEDAPDQARRSVHQFVLASLLEPEFVVSSRQKTTGPAE encoded by the coding sequence ATGGACTCGTCGGCCGAATCCGGTTCTTCTGCGGAGACGAGGGAGGCAATCATGGAGGCGACGTTCCGGGCGCTCAGCAAGCACGGCTACAACGACCTCCGGATGCGGGACATCGGCGAGGAGTTCGAGATGAGCAGAACGCTCATCCACTACCACTACGACGGCAAGCACGACCTCATCTCGGCGTTCTTGGAGTACGTTATCGAGCAGTACGAGGGGAGCGTGCGCGTCGAGGAGAACGCCGACCCGCTGACCGAACTGAACGCACGCATCGACCAGTGCCTGTTCGGCCCCGAGTTCGACAGCGACTTCGGGCACTGGGAGCGGATGAAGGTGTACCACGAACTGTTCTCGCAGGCGCAACACAACGAACGCCACCGCGAGGTGTTCAACGACCACTACGTCGCCATCCGCGACAGCATCACGCAGGTCATCGAACGCGGCATCGAGGAGGGGGCCTTCCGACCGGTCGACGCCGAGGAGACGGCGCAGTTCATCACCGACGTCATCCACGCCGCCCGCGCGCGGCGCATCTCGCTCGGCCACGAGGACGCCCCCGACCAGGCGCGGCGGAGCGTCCACCAGTTCGTCCTCGCGTCGCTGCTCGAACCGGAGTTCGTCGTCTCCTCGCGGCAGAAGACGACCGGACCGGCCGAATAG